A single Argentina anserina chromosome 7, drPotAnse1.1, whole genome shotgun sequence DNA region contains:
- the LOC126803302 gene encoding carotenoid cleavage dioxygenase 7, chloroplastic, which translates to MQTNNPFQSIVPKPICPSLINSPAVHLPPSSKPLLKPPHAISISTPNGSTTPTTRVLTLDVVDDSVAAFWDYQFLFVSQRSETTEPVTLRVVKGAVPPEFPSGTYYLTGPGLFSDDHGSTVHPLDGHGYLRAFSFEKINGDEAKVKFMAKYVKTEAQVEEHDPVTGTWRFTHRGPFSVLKGGQKVGNTKVMKNVANTSVVSWGGKLLCLWEGGDPYEIEPKTLHTVGKVKLMEGCDPAAESGADDGGVWDVAARLLKPILYEVFKMPPKRLLSHYKLDASRNRLLMMSCNAEDMLLPRSHFTFYEFDSSFKEVAKQEFTIPDHLMIHDWAFTDTHYILFANRIKLDIVGAMTAVCGTTPMITALAVNPSKDTSPIYLLPRFPDEVNSRDWRVPIEAPSQFWLLHVCNAYENLDENGNSEIQIRGSACSYEWFNFQKLFGYDWQSGKLDPSVMNINGSESLPHLVQVSIKLDAYGNCQRCDAEPLNEWNKSSDFPVINPAFSGTENKYIYAAASSGSRSALPSFPFDMVVKLNASTKSVHTWSVGSRRFIGEPTFIAKGSDEDEGYILVVEYAVAVQRCYLVILDSKKIGAADALVARLEVPKHLNFPLGFHGFWASDE; encoded by the exons atgcaaaccaACAACCCTTTCCAATCTATAGTTCCGAAACCAATATGCCCCTCTCTGATAAATTCACCGGCAGTGCACCTCCCTCCTTCGTCGAAACCTCTCCTTAAACCACCACATGCAATCTCCATTTCCACACCCAACGGAAGTACAACTCCGACCACCAGAGTTTTAACCCTAGACGTTGTTGATGACTCTGTGGCCGCATTCTGGGATTATCAGTTCCTCTTCGTTTCGCAACGCTCCGAAACAACCGAACCAGTGACACTCCGTGTGGTCAAAGGCGCGGTCCCGCCGGAGTTTCCTTCCGGTACGTACTACTTGACTGGACCGGGGCTCTTCAGCGACGACCATGGCTCGACTGTGCACCCTTTGGACGGTCATGGCTACCTTAGGGCTTTTAGCTTCGAAAAGATCAATGGGGACGAGGCCAAGGTCAAGTTTATGGCCAAGTACGTGAAGACTGAGGCGcaggtggaagagcatgatcCGGTGACCGGAACCTGGAGGTTCACGCACAGGGGGCCGTTTTCGGTGTTGAAGGGAGGACAGAAAGTTGGGAACACTAAGGTGATGAAGAACGTGGCGAATACGAGTGTGGTGAGTTGGGGTGGGAAGTTGCTGTGTTTGTGGGAAGGTGGGGATCCGTATGAAATTGAACCGAAGACGTTGCATACCGTCGGGAAGGTTAAGCTGATGGAGGGTTGTGATCCAGCGGCAGAGAGTGGTGCCGATGACGGTGGTGTATGGGATGTTGCTGCAAGGTTGCTGAAGCCGATTTTGTACG AAGTGTTTAAAATGCCTCCTAAGCGATTATTATCTCATTACAAACTCGACGCCAGCAGAAATAGACTTCTCATGATGTCGTGCAATGCAGAAGATATGCTTTTACCCCGCAGTCATTTTACATTTTATG AATTTGACTCCAGTTTTAAGGAGGTGGCTAAGCAAGAGTTTACTATCCCAGATCACTTGATGATCCATGACTGGGCTTTCACTGACACTCATTATATCTTATTTGCTAATCGCATCAAGCTCGATATTGTCG GTGCAATGACTGCAGTTTGTGGGACTACTCCGATGATAACAGCATTAGCAGTAAACCCTAGCAAGGACACTTCTCCGATATACTTGCTGCCTCGCTTTCCCGATGAAGTAAATAGTCGAGATTGGAGAGTGCCAATTGAAGCTCCTTCACAATTTTGGCTTCTACATGTTTGCAATGCCTATGAGAATTTGGATGAGAACGGGAACTCGGAGATCCAAATACGTGGCTCTGCTTGCTCCTACGAGTGGTTCAATTTCCAAAAGTTATTTG GATATGATTGGCAGAGCGGTAAACTAGATCCTTCAGTTATGAACATAAATGGAAGTGAATCGTTGCCTCACCTTGTTCAG GTTTCGATCAAGTTGGATGCCTATGGGAATTGTCAAAGATGCGATGCGGAACCTTTGAACGAGTGGAACAAGTCATCAGATTTTCCAGTGATCAATCCGGCATTTTCAGGCACCGAaaacaaatacatatatgCAGCAGCTTCTTCAGGTTCTCGCAGTGCATTGCCAAGCTTTCCATTCGATATGGTGGTGAAGCTCAACGCCTCGACTAAATCTGTGCATACATGGTCTGTTGGTAGTAGAAGATTTATCGGCGAACCCACTTTCATTGCCAAAGGTTCTGACGAAGACGAGGGTTACATTCTTGTAGTCGAG TATGCAGTAGCAGTTCAAAGATGCTATCTGGTTATCTTGGACTCGAAGAAGATTGGAGCAGCTGATGCGCTTGTGGCAAGACTAGAAGTCCCCAAGCATCTAAACTTTCCTCTTGGTTTTCATGGGTTTTGGGCTAGTGACGAGTAA
- the LOC126803579 gene encoding nuclear pore complex protein NUP62-like: MSGFNFGTSSSTAASHSTSTFSFATSPFGSSASASASGPGSSPFSFASSPALGTSNPSPAPNPNPNPSPFPSFASSTASTTTAPASPFGFNPSNAASGSTPVTFGSTLFGASSSAQASGSATPTFGSTASASASSSPFSTTTAFAPPSTGFSLFGSSTSSAAPPSSTTSNLFGGSAPSSAAPATPSFSSFPSSSSAAASTTPAFAAFSNASSAAPVTSSSSGGFSLSFGTTTSSASQPSFAFTMICFVTFTNSNAASSAVPASTSLSFSKPSSPLFSAATTTTTTTAYSTLAENSTTQAPAFSVTPSAPPAASPTAPPTSAASSFTGFSSRPASSAATASSSGASLFSGVSAPALSSQAQPSTTVPAFGLTTSAAATTNATAVTTGTSTPAAQTSTSLAVASTSGTTSNVNGSTTASTTTPKLPSEITGKTVDEIIKEWNAELQERTGKFRKQANAMADWDRRILQNRDVLLMLEIEVANVVDTQAKVERQLELIETHQQEVDKALDSMEQEAERIYNDERGLLLDDEAASTRDAMYEQAEYIERELEQVTEQIKSIIETVNANQGGELDVNDGTAPLDVVLRILNNQLSSLMWIDEKAEEFSLRIQTLGNQGPAAYRELMAPRYWMS; encoded by the exons ATGTCGGGTTTCAATTTCGGAACCTCCTCCTCTACCGCCGCTTCACATTCCACTTCCACTTTCTCATTCGCCACCTCCCCTTTCGGATCCTCCGCCTCCGCCTCCGCCTCCGGACCCGGATCCTCCCCTTTCAGCTTCGCCTCCTCTCCCGCTTTAGGTACCTCAAACCCTAGCCCCGCCCCGAACCCGAACCCGAACCCGAGTCCTTTCCCCTCGTTCGCATCCTCCACTGCCTCTACAACCACCGCCCCCGCCTCTCCCTTCGGTTTCAACCCATCCAACGCCGCTTCAGGTTCTACTCCGGTCACATTCGGCTCGACTCTTTTTGGCGCATCCTCATCGGCACAGGCTTCGGGTTCCGCCACGCCAACATTCGGGTCAACTGCATCCgcctctgcttcttcttcaccGTTTAGCACTACTACTGCTTTCGCTCCTCCCAGCACAGGCTTTTCTCTCTTCGGCTCATCCACTTCCTCGGCGGCGCCGCCTTCTTCCACCACTTCGAACTTGTTCGGCGGCTCCGCTCCGTCGTCTGCGGCTCCCGCCACTCCCTCATTCTCCAGCTTTCCTAGCTCTTCTTCCGCCGCAGCCTCAACCACTCCGGCTTTCGCCGCCTTTTCCAACGCTTCATCCGCAGCTCCGGTCACTTCTTCATCAAGCGGCGGCTTCAGCCTCTCATTTGGAACAACAACCTCCTCGGCTTCTCAACCTTCTTTTGCATtcact ATGATctgct tCGTTACATTCACCAACAGCAATGCAGCCTCATCAGCTGTGCCGGCTTCCACCTCGTTGTCATTTTCCAAGCCTTCATCGCCGTTGTTTTCGGCTGCCACCACCACAACCACCACAACTGCTTATTCAACTCTGGCGGAAAATAGCACTACACAAGCTCCTGCATTCAGCGTGACTCCTAGTGCTCCTCCTGCTGCGAGCCCCACTGCGCCACCGACTTCAGCTGCCAGTTCCTTTACCGGTTTTTCTTCAAGGCCTGCTTCTTCAGCGGCTACTGCTTCCTCTTCTGGCGCTTCATTGTTTTCCGGTGTCTCTGCGCCAGCCTTGTCATCACAAGCGCAACCAAGCACTACTGTGCCTGCATTTG GTCTCACTACTTCAGCAGCTGCAACTACCAATGCAACTGCGGTGACAACTGGTACCAGTACCCCTGCAGCTCAGACATCAACATCACTTGCTGTGGCTTCTACTAGTGG GACAACCTCAAATGTCAATGGCAGCACTACAGCATCTACGACAACCCCAAAATTACCTTCGGAGATCACTGGGAAGACTGTTGACGAG ATTATCAAGGAGTGGAATGCTGAGCTTCAAGAGCGTACTGGAAAGTTCCGAAAGCAGGCTAATGCAATGGCAGACTGGGACAGGAGGATTTTGCAGAACCGTGATGTTCTTCTTATGCTTGAG ATAGAAGTGGCAAATGTGGTGGATACCCAAGCTAAGGTGGAGCGGCAACTAGAGTTGATCGAGACTCATCAGCAAGAG GTCGATAAGGCTTTAGACAGCATGGAACAAGAAGCTGAGCGCATATACAACGATGAGCGTGGATTGCTTCTTGACGATGAGGCTGCATCAACAAGAGATGCAAT GTATGAGCAGGCTGAGTATATAGAGAGGGAGCTAGAGCAGGTGACtgaacaaatcaaatcaattattGAGACTGTAAATGCTAACCAG GGTGGAGAATTGGATGTAAATGATGGGACGGCTCCGCTAGATGTTGTTTTAAGAATCTTAAACAATCAGCTAAGCTCTTTGATGTGGATTGATGAAAAG GCAGAAGAGTTCTCTTTGCGAATTCAGACTCTTGGGAATCAAGGTCCTGCTGCATATCGTGAATTGATGGCTCCAAGATACTGGATGTCATGA